In Dethiosulfovibrio russensis, a single window of DNA contains:
- the glgB gene encoding 1,4-alpha-glucan branching protein GlgB has product MADSRLSDYDVFLFRQGRHYRLYERLGSFPKEGGTSFALWAPNAREVSVLCDSNGWTPGIAPLYLREDGSGIWEGTVSGISIGDLYKYGIKTGSGEWLQKGDPMACRWETPPRSASMVWNVDYEWSDRKWMENRGERLPLDGPWSVYEVHLGSWKRRDGSFLSYREIAPLLADHVLQAGFTAVELLPVMEHPFYGSWGYQVLGYFAPSGRYGLPEDFMYLVDYLHSRGVAVILDWVPSHFPSDAYGLARFDGTALYEHPDSRRGYHPQWTSCIFNYGRHEVRSFLISSAAFWLDMYHADGLRVDGVASMLYLDYCRERGEWEPNRYGGRENLEAVSFLRELNSEISRGFPDVVTVAEESTDWPRVTGPAHLGGLGFSMKWDMGWMHDTLSYFSRDPIHRPWHHEEITFGLWYAFSERFVLPVSHDEVVYGKRSLLSKMPGDQWRKKANLRLLFALMFVHPGKKLLFMGCEIGQWREWDHEVELDWALLDDPSHRGILRLVSDLNRLYREEEALHRDFDPDGFRWIDCSDRGQSVFAMMRPSGSRSVVGVFNCTPIPRTGYRIGLPSGGRWLELCNTDSNDYGGSGVGNLGGVSAEEVACHGLSFSVEIVLPPLGAVILAPETSLSDGRE; this is encoded by the coding sequence ACGAGCGTCTCGGTTCTTTTCCGAAGGAGGGAGGCACCAGCTTCGCTCTTTGGGCGCCTAACGCTCGGGAGGTCTCGGTTCTGTGCGATTCCAATGGTTGGACTCCCGGAATCGCCCCCCTTTATCTCAGAGAGGACGGCAGCGGTATCTGGGAGGGGACTGTCTCGGGGATCTCCATCGGGGATCTGTATAAATACGGCATAAAGACCGGCTCCGGCGAGTGGCTTCAAAAAGGGGATCCTATGGCCTGCCGTTGGGAGACTCCCCCCAGGAGTGCCTCCATGGTGTGGAACGTCGATTATGAGTGGTCCGACCGAAAATGGATGGAGAACAGGGGAGAGCGGCTTCCTCTGGACGGTCCCTGGTCGGTCTACGAGGTCCATCTGGGGTCGTGGAAGAGGCGGGACGGATCTTTTCTGTCCTACAGGGAGATTGCCCCACTGTTGGCCGATCACGTTCTCCAGGCGGGGTTTACTGCGGTGGAGCTGCTTCCTGTGATGGAACATCCTTTCTACGGTTCCTGGGGATACCAGGTCTTGGGCTATTTCGCTCCCTCCGGGAGATACGGTTTGCCGGAGGACTTCATGTATCTCGTCGATTATCTCCACAGCAGGGGGGTCGCCGTCATCCTGGATTGGGTCCCCTCTCATTTTCCCTCCGATGCCTACGGTCTGGCTCGTTTCGATGGGACCGCTCTGTACGAGCATCCCGATTCCAGGAGGGGCTACCATCCTCAGTGGACGAGCTGCATATTTAACTACGGAAGGCACGAGGTTCGGTCGTTCCTCATAAGCAGCGCCGCGTTCTGGCTGGATATGTACCACGCCGATGGGCTGAGGGTGGACGGAGTGGCCTCCATGCTCTATCTGGACTACTGTAGGGAAAGAGGGGAGTGGGAGCCCAACCGGTACGGAGGAAGGGAGAACCTTGAGGCGGTCTCCTTTCTTCGGGAGCTGAATTCCGAGATTTCCAGGGGCTTTCCCGATGTTGTTACGGTCGCGGAGGAGTCCACCGACTGGCCCAGGGTGACCGGTCCCGCCCATCTGGGCGGCCTGGGATTTTCCATGAAGTGGGATATGGGGTGGATGCACGACACTCTGTCTTACTTTTCTCGAGATCCGATCCATAGGCCCTGGCATCATGAGGAGATAACTTTCGGTCTTTGGTACGCTTTTTCCGAAAGATTCGTCCTCCCTGTATCCCACGACGAGGTGGTCTACGGAAAAAGATCGCTTCTGTCCAAGATGCCAGGGGATCAGTGGAGGAAGAAGGCCAATCTCAGGCTTCTGTTTGCCCTGATGTTCGTTCACCCGGGAAAGAAGCTGCTTTTCATGGGTTGCGAGATCGGTCAGTGGCGCGAATGGGACCACGAGGTGGAGCTGGACTGGGCTCTTCTGGACGACCCTAGTCACAGGGGTATTCTTCGTCTGGTGTCGGATCTCAACCGTCTCTACCGAGAGGAGGAGGCGCTTCACAGGGATTTCGACCCCGACGGTTTCAGATGGATAGACTGTTCCGATAGGGGACAGAGCGTTTTTGCCATGATGAGACCATCCGGTTCAAGATCGGTGGTAGGGGTCTTCAACTGCACGCCCATCCCCAGGACGGGCTACAGGATAGGGTTGCCGTCAGGAGGTCGGTGGCTGGAGTTGTGCAACACCGATTCGAACGATTACGGAGGAAGCGGCGTCGGGAATCTGGGCGGGGTATCGGCCGAAGAAGTTGCCTGTCATGGCCTGAGTTTCTCTGTGGAGATTGTTCTACCGCCGCTCGGGGCGGTCATACTGGCGCCGGAGACGAGTTTGTCCGACGGGAGGGAATAG
- a CDS encoding DUF3536 domain-containing protein, producing MSRYVCIHGHFYQPPRENPWTGVVERQETASPWHDWNERISDQCYGPCGAARLLDEEGLISSTRNCYGSISFNVGPTLLGWLEDRRPWIYRSMLEADRIGAERFEGHGPAIAQVYGHAILPLASERDRRTQVVWGISDFVRRFRRRPEGMWLPEAAVDTESLEVLAGEGIKFALLAPHQVLRLASDAPIDISKPYICRLPSGAKISLFFYDGELAREMAFGAALEDGRRLARRLSDRCPDRNGPALEHVAVDGETFGHHHRFGEMALAACLDELDRLPDVDLTVYGRFLEICPPESEVEIVERSSWSCVHGVERWRSDCGCSDGGHPQWHQRWRAPMRGALESLQREVDELFQERGSSLFSDPWAVRDRSERLYSKLSPSDRLAFLRDEAGRDLSSEDESLGLSLLEMERCSMLMFSSCGWFFDDICRIEAIQVLRYAAKVLDLAERLGKPGLRKPFMDALEKAPSNVPELGDGSRIFSFFVEPASMDLPRVAAHVALYRLFDLDPGETEFPLMSVKDGTVCRCSSDGEERFFGQLTVRSELTGRSMELLTLAVWWGGRRVLCGALPITEGADPEVLLERVRLASNRDDRSVLGSIFGHRLYSLRHLFRDSRDRVVDEIKSRCEKGLALAVRDVVLRDENLLLLDGGESVPLRSAAKIFVDYRLNRELSRDRPSYGDLIDLLGRSRRWGVQLDRERLEKVIRSRMVFLAMELERNSVDTDVVLEDMSGLLDLMDRADVKVDLWPFQKALLELKERAEKVDVRLLQRIGCSTGGATDRR from the coding sequence GTGAGCCGTTACGTCTGCATACATGGACATTTCTATCAGCCACCGAGGGAAAATCCCTGGACCGGAGTGGTGGAGCGTCAGGAGACGGCCTCTCCCTGGCACGACTGGAACGAGAGGATCTCGGATCAGTGTTACGGTCCTTGCGGTGCCGCCAGACTGTTGGACGAAGAGGGTCTAATATCCTCTACCAGGAATTGCTACGGCTCCATAAGCTTCAACGTTGGCCCCACTCTTCTTGGTTGGCTCGAGGACCGTCGTCCTTGGATATACCGTTCCATGTTGGAGGCGGATCGCATCGGCGCGGAGAGGTTCGAGGGGCACGGCCCTGCCATCGCCCAGGTCTACGGTCACGCTATCCTTCCCCTGGCCTCCGAAAGGGACAGACGTACCCAGGTGGTGTGGGGAATATCCGATTTCGTCCGTCGTTTTCGTCGGCGTCCCGAGGGTATGTGGCTTCCCGAGGCGGCGGTGGATACGGAGTCTCTCGAGGTTTTGGCAGGTGAAGGAATCAAGTTCGCCCTGTTGGCACCCCATCAGGTCTTGCGTTTGGCCTCGGATGCACCTATAGACATATCGAAACCCTACATATGCAGGCTGCCGAGCGGCGCGAAGATCTCCCTGTTTTTCTACGATGGAGAGCTAGCTCGAGAGATGGCTTTCGGTGCCGCCCTGGAGGACGGTCGAAGGTTGGCTCGGAGGTTGTCGGATCGTTGTCCCGACCGGAACGGTCCTGCCCTCGAGCATGTCGCCGTGGACGGAGAGACCTTCGGTCATCATCATCGTTTCGGAGAGATGGCTCTGGCCGCATGTCTGGACGAGCTGGATCGTCTTCCCGACGTGGATTTGACTGTGTATGGTCGTTTTCTGGAGATATGCCCCCCGGAGAGCGAGGTCGAGATAGTCGAGAGGTCTTCGTGGAGTTGCGTCCATGGTGTGGAGCGTTGGCGTTCCGACTGCGGCTGCTCCGACGGCGGGCACCCTCAGTGGCATCAGCGTTGGAGGGCGCCTATGAGGGGTGCTCTTGAAAGCCTGCAGAGGGAGGTAGACGAGCTGTTTCAGGAAAGAGGGTCGTCTCTTTTCTCCGATCCCTGGGCGGTTCGGGACCGATCGGAACGGCTGTATTCCAAGCTATCTCCTTCGGACAGGTTAGCTTTTCTTAGAGACGAGGCTGGGCGGGACCTTTCCTCCGAGGATGAGTCTCTGGGGCTCTCCCTACTTGAGATGGAGCGTTGTTCCATGTTGATGTTCTCCAGCTGCGGCTGGTTTTTCGACGATATCTGTCGGATAGAGGCGATCCAGGTGTTGCGGTATGCCGCTAAGGTGTTGGATTTGGCCGAGAGATTGGGAAAACCCGGACTTCGCAAGCCTTTTATGGATGCCTTGGAAAAGGCCCCGAGCAACGTCCCGGAGCTGGGAGACGGCAGCAGGATCTTTTCCTTCTTCGTGGAGCCCGCCTCGATGGATCTGCCGAGGGTGGCGGCTCACGTCGCCCTTTATCGCCTTTTCGATCTCGATCCCGGAGAGACCGAGTTTCCACTGATGTCGGTGAAGGACGGCACGGTGTGCAGATGTTCCTCCGACGGGGAAGAACGGTTTTTCGGCCAGCTGACCGTTCGTTCCGAGTTGACCGGCAGGTCCATGGAGCTGCTTACCCTGGCGGTTTGGTGGGGAGGGCGCAGGGTCCTGTGTGGAGCTTTGCCAATAACGGAGGGAGCCGATCCCGAGGTTCTGCTGGAACGTGTGAGGCTCGCCTCGAACCGTGACGATCGATCCGTTTTGGGGAGCATCTTCGGACACAGGCTCTATTCGTTGCGTCATCTGTTTCGGGATAGTCGCGACAGGGTGGTCGATGAGATAAAGAGTCGCTGCGAGAAAGGACTTGCTTTAGCTGTGAGGGATGTGGTCCTTAGGGACGAGAACCTCCTTTTGCTGGACGGAGGAGAGTCCGTTCCCCTTCGTTCCGCCGCCAAGATCTTCGTCGATTATCGGTTGAACCGCGAGTTGTCCAGGGATAGGCCATCCTACGGAGATCTGATCGACCTGCTGGGCAGGTCTCGTCGGTGGGGTGTCCAGTTGGACAGGGAGAGGCTGGAGAAAGTGATCAGGTCGAGGATGGTCTTTCTGGCTATGGAGCTGGAGCGGAACTCGGTGGATACCGACGTAGTGCTTGAAGATATGTCAGGACTTCTGGATCTTATGGATCGTGCCGACGTCAAGGTGGATCTGTGGCCCTTTCAGAAAGCCCTGTTGGAGCTGAAGGAAAGGGCCGAAAAAGTGGATGTTCGTTTGCTTCAGAGGATCGGCTGTTCCACCGGGGGCGCGACGGATCGTAGATAG